Below is a window of Pelobates fuscus isolate aPelFus1 chromosome 13, aPelFus1.pri, whole genome shotgun sequence DNA.
gcctctatagacaccaatacccatcatccaccccctctatagacaccaatacccatcatccaccccttctatagacaccaatacccaTCAACCACCGcctctatagacaccaatacacatcatccacagtcTCTATAGTCATCTATTCTCATCATCCACAGCCTCTATAGACATCAATACCATCATCCACAGTCTCCATGGACATCAATACTAATCATGCACAGCCTCTATAGACCTCTATACTCATCATCCACAGCCTCTACAGACAACTATACACATTATTCGTAGCCTATATAGACATCAATACACACCATCCACCCCTGTATACTGATCATCCATAGCCTCTATAGACATCAATACACATTATCCATAGCCTCTATAGACATCAATACTGATCATCCACAGCCTCTATAGACATCAATACACATTATCCATAGCCTTTATAGACATCAATACACATTATCCATAGCCTTTATAGACATCAATACACATTATCCATAGCCTTTATAGACATCAATACACATTATCCATAGCCTTTATAGACATCAATACACATGATCCATAGCCTCTATAGACATCAATACACATTATCCATAGCCTCTATAGACATCAATACACATTATCCATAGTCTTTATAGACACCAATACACATTATCCATAGCCTCTATAGACATCAATACACATTATCCAGAGCCTCTATAGACATCAATACACATTATCCAGAGCCTCTATAGActccttttgctgtaaacactgtattgtcagagaaaatgcagtgtttacattacagcctaggaatacctccaagtggccactcctaacatggctgctagaggtgcttcctggggcagtgctgcacagtgtgactgacattcagtgtctcctcccactgcatgcagacactgaactttcctcatagagattcattgattcaattcacctctatgaggagatgctgattggccggggctgtgtttgaatcatgctggctctgcccctgatctgtcttcttgtcagtctcagccaatcctatggagaagcattgtggactagatggtggttttaacactatagggtcaggaatatgtttgtgttcctttaataatatgagGCTAAGCTGTATAATTATAATGTGCGTCTCTGTGTATGTAGTGTAATAATTATTGTTCCATTATGTCCATTTTCAGGTTTGTTTTGCCAACTGTAAATGTGCCTGTTAGACATCTTACTGAAAAAGCAGAGGAAGGAGATATCCGCTTGGCAGAGAGCGCAGTGACGGTGTGTAATTGTTGTTTTTAGTCAACATACTTTGTATGAAATAATGTGCGTAAATATACAATCAGCGTGATGTATATATCTGGATATAATAATACCACACAGCCCTGAGCTTCTTACATGTTTGTCATCTCTGTATTGTGGGGagatttatgggatgataatagtaaacagttgagaattgcccactatttcaattctcagatcccaaagatcgttatcgtgtaagtgaaatgtattccatataaataaaatcacaatttgttataaaaatagataaaatttattgtgacaatttaaataataataatatgtaacatgcgtgataataatcaatgaatatttagtataacatggtatgcaatacaaatggcaatacacattccatgGTTAACACAGtcaatctacaacattagctgtcaagacaagatttatgacgggcttcacagagaacgaaagtgaaacttacacacacagaaaagctttctttcacacagcttgcagcgtaaggccataaaactttagctagcagttaactgaataactgagtaaccctttcaatgctggttagatcttTCTGGACATATAAGATCTATtcccatgtaattttaaataaaataacacctagaccagctcattagtcatccaataagagtaatctaccatgttctataagcagaattttaacttgcctaaacagatattttatcttattttagagcaaatcaatacacctggataaatatcacgatatgctaacatgtgatatgtcacattaatacataattattctaattccatctgcagaatggaatggttataactatatatttcttagttaactaagatttctaaatatcgaaatctgaccgtgatttatccagtcatatatcatgctactagaaaatttttaattgatttagattatttaaatgaaaccagtataattaccagttgagtagacattctcatcagatgagtaggtagtctcaggaactgaatggatgtgagattggtgtgtaagaaattctgagtgccctggagtggatatctgttatggatttctctgcatggccgaatctgaaacccaaactccaactcacttcaactccgactctttgacttagcctccctcttccctttgtcttaactttttaaagggaaaaattctctgttcgtcactaggtgatagaccaatagaaaactggaggtgtggttaccttccagatagcaatttaagtatttggtctatagagggcagtctcgtcccactaaacattcatagttacatagttacatagctgaaaagagacttgcgtccatcaagttcagccttcctcacatatgttttttgctgttgatcccaaaagaaggcaaaaaacccagtctgaagcacttctaattttgcaacaagctaggaaaattccttcttgaccccagaatggcagtcagatttatccttggatcaagcagttattaccctacattgaaagattctatccttgaatattctgtttttgcaagtatgcatctagtagctgtttgaacatctgtatggactctgataaaaccacttcttcaggcagagaattccacatcctgattgttcttacagtaaaaaaactttcctttgccttagacgaaatcttctttcttctagtctaaacgcatgacctcgtgtcctatgtaaagtccggtttgtgaatagatttccacacaatggtttgtattggcctcgaatatatttgtataatgttatcatatcccctctcaggcgacgtttttctggtggctattctgacgtcatttagcttatctttatggttatctataacttaagctttctgtcagttcaaagagtttctttgaattttcttcagacagtgtgtctccaattcctgctgtaatttctaaaatgacagaaACTCAGTCTCACCTTTcacttacaatgggaatcttgtaaaattaattactaaccttctctgtcactaatgtctgggtttagaattatttatattcCATTAACATCTAGGCAGAGCATCCATCCCCCTATATTACTgcatatcacttggtttgtttatacaaagcattccttagctcagttaGTGTTTGGTTACAAAGAGGATagaaatttgtgtctttgttaacttgaaatccaaaatggagtctgctctgttcagagtgattctgacaatatacattttaatttctatcatagcacaaaaatgtctgccgatataaatatcctgacagtatGTACTCCACAAACCAACTTAACATTTTTGCATTCTCTAACTGATAAACTTACTGTATTTTTAGATTTCAAAGGAtgaattttatctttatttaactTATAAagattaatgggacactgtatgacAGGGATTTACAATTCTACTTTGAATCGATGAGCTAAAAACTACAAAGCTTGTTTataatgacaattttttttttttttaaagggaccctatagtcaccagaactactgcagcttaatgtagtggttccggtgtctagAGCCTTTCCCTGTAAACACTGCGTTtccagtgaaaaggcagtgtttacattactgcctagtaacacctctagtgacggcCACTAGggatgcttcctagtccagtactGCCTACATTGAGCGTCTCCACATTCTgcttggagacgctgaatgtttaccatagagatgcatctctacGAGGCGATGCTGAATAGAACAGCACtacgttttgccgcgcatgcgcaatagcattCCAGCAAGGCCCGCTGATGCAAGTccggcacagcgtgggaaaaaatgtgagtaaaaacacttttctcATGTGATTGGAGGAgggctggtcacctaaacagacccagacactgacagacttacagatacacacactcactgacagacacacttatacTGACGCACACAATGCCAGACGacttcagacactataaccacttcaatgacaaGACATGGTTTAACAgcgaatggagggacagcgctatgggactccagacactataaccacttcaatgaaattctgtggttatagtgtgtacagtgtcccATTTAATGAGAAGATTTAGATGGCATTTGTCATGGTTTGTGAAGAGACTAGCGACCCTTTGGTGGTTAGTGTAGGGATTTAGGGCTTATTCATATATTCTTGGAAtttattttatggttttttttaacAGGGCTTCCTATTACTTAATATTATGAAACTTCATCCAGTGCTCGTGTGTGATGATATTTTTCTCTAAACAGAGGCTTCGAGAGGTCACAAAGGATTCCGAATTTCTTCGCCTGCAAGTGGAGAGTGGCGGCTGCTCTGGATTTCAGTATCGATTCTCCTTTGATTCGGAAATAAATGAAGATGACAAGTGAGAGCAAATAGGAGATTGGGGGGGTGCGTTGCTTAGGGCAAGCGCAGACGTTAAAAATGGTGGCTTTTAAATAACTATAACCATTTATACTATTGTTCTTTTACGCTCCAAAACATGGCAGGACACAAAAAGCCAGAGAGAGGAGAATGAGCTTTCACACCAAACACAATGAAATTATAAAGCAACAACAGAGCAGCTCAGAGAGGACCAAGTGTGACAGTGCGTGGCTCAGTACAAAGAAATATTGTGAGACGATCCCTCATATTAAACTCTAATCCCAACCCCTGAATCTAGGCAGAGAGAAATAGAGCAAAGCCAGGATGAGAGCCAATATGTCTTACTCTACACTTACATCCTGCGAACCCCGATATCACCAGACCAGCAGTGTATTAAATAAAAGAGGAGGATTCACATATAAATCTGATTTATTGGATATCTTTGCTTTCGTTTTGCGCTTGGCCTGAAATGTCAGACGTTATTGGAGGCTGTCTGACTCCCTACTGTTTGTACTGACAGAGAATGTACAGATGCAGAGAGAATTCTGGGTAGTAAACCCATTTAAAGGAGCCGAGGGTTTAATAGGCAGAATGTGGTTGTGGGTGTCAGTGGTTTATGCCTCTATAACTCTTTGCAGGGTGTTTGGGGAGAGCGGTGCCCGTGTGGTGGTAGATGTGCAGAGCCTGGAGCTGGTAAGAGGCAGTACGGTGGAGTATTGCACAGAGCTGATTAGAAGTTCCTTCCAGCTGCTTCACAACCCACAAGCCGCACAGGGGTGCTCCTGTGGGGCGTCCTTCTCAATCAAACTGTGACTGACTGACTCCCACGAAGTTACGCTCTTCAATGCAAAactctgtatatttttgtatgtaaATAAAGAGTATTAATCCTGATGTCTTCTTTACATTCCTGTCTTCTACCTGCTTTAGCTCAGGTGTATCAGTTGGCCATTCTGCCGTTCATTGTGGTGTAAGATGAAACGTTAGAGATTGTTCCACTAATGAGCAGCCTgagttatatctatatattttgggTACAAATTCAAGTTAATATGATATGACTATGATAGATTAGAGAGAGGTTACAGGGACTGGAATAAAATATGGACAGAACTGATTAGTTCCGGGCACGTCTGACGGTGGTATAACTAACCCCcagcacacaagtgcaaatatctgcatatacagaaacacTACACTTCCAGACTCGGGGCTCGCCCATCCATAGGTCCTGGTGGAACCATGGCTCCAGGAGACACCCCCTAAATAGGCAGATGCCTAAGGCCTCATGCTAACTGGGGCCTCGCAACTAtctaaatcaccttagggcagactgaccTGTTCGGTCCGCACACTGTCACCCTTCAACACACttaccccccacactgtcacccttccacacactgcccccttcccccccattgTCACCaacgcacacacattgcctcccacactgtcaccctaccacacactgcccccttccccccccccccccattgtcaccacacacattgcctcccacactgtcacccttccaCAAAACAAGTCTTTTCTCAGTGCCGTTTCATTACCAATTTCCGATGGATGAGAGGTGAAGATTTTTGGATGAACTTGTTATTGCTTTTTtcagaattttaaaatgtaaaataaaaatataaaataattacaatattaaaattgtttttaaaatattaaattgatgtCTATATTAGAGTCGTGACTCTTTGCTGCTTAGTGATTATCACTAACCCTGACAGCtgatcccagcatgcactgctcaGCCCTAGTGTCAGCTGTCAATCACAGCCTTACAAGACTGTCCAGTCATATATTCCATTATTTCTTAGGGTTCCTTTATTTAACGGCAGCACCGATACATGCACGTCCCCGGTCCCCGCTGGTATCTGCAGCTACGCCCATGGATCCAGCTCAGGAGAGAGCTGCCATCCAGCTATGTAACTCCCAGCACACTCAGGCAGGCAGGGACCTCAACTGAGATAAGGCCCAGGAACTGCAGAAAGCACGCACAGTGAGGCAAAGGCCAATTGACATTTGAATGTATTTATTGGGGCAAGATGAAATCAAGTAaatcaaatacaaacaaacagtTACAATGAGAAAATTCATTAATATATTATGTTAAACTTCTTAAGGGAATGTTGCCtcgttttgtgtatgtgtgtgtgtatatatatatatatcgttttaAAAATCTTCTGAACATTGACACAAaaagccaaaaaaacaaaaacctgttaAATTTGTTTGTGAATTCTCGAATTTCCCGGGGCTGGTTATAGTCGGCGTCTGAATGCACAGTGACAGCAGCAGTCACATAGTTTGGTTCTTAATAACTAGTGAAAGTGCAGATACGGAGGATTTGAACAAACAGAGCTAACGATCAAAACCAAAATGTTCCAATCATATAACAATCAGTAGGGCTACAGGGATCATTCATTTCACTCCCGGTTATTGCTGTACTTTAACTGCATTATTTACAGAAGTGAGAATTCTAGTGATTTCCAAAGTCTGCAGCAAAATAACCGAACTGGCAGCGCGGCAATATAACCCAACTGGCAGCGCGCCAAAATAACCCAACTGGCAGCGCGCCAAAATAATCCAACTGTCAGCGCGCCAAAATAACCcaactggcagcatggcaaaataaCCCAACTGGCAGCACGGCAAAATAATCCAACTGGCAGCACGGCAAAATAATCCAACTGGCAGCACGGCAAAATAACCCAACTGGCAGCGCGCCAAAATAACCCAACTGGCAGCGCGCCAAAATAACCCAACTGGCAGCGCGCCAAAATAACCCAACTGGCAGCACGGCAAAATAACCCAACTGGCAGCGCGCCAAAATAACCCAACTGGCAGCACGGCAAAATAACCCAACTGGCAGCACGGCAAAATAACCCAACTGGCAGCACGGCAAAATAACCCAACTGGCAGCGCGCCAAAATAACCCAACTGGCAGCACGGCAAAATAACCCAACTGGCAGCACGGCAAAATAACCCAACTGGCAGCATAACTTGGTGGGAGAGTTTCTCCATTCCTGTACTTTGGTCTTTCTCTATGTGCACGCCATACATCTGGGAGCCAATTCTCCAGTAATATCATGTGGTGCCCCATGCTGCCTTCACACATGAATATACAGTACCAGCTTACACACATGTACATTCCTGCACTGTTTTATCAGATAAGCAATATTTGTGGCAGCATCTGAATGTCTGCTCAGGGGTTTATGAGAGAGAGGCCGTTATGCAGGGCGCGTTTCCACATGTAATACGTGGATCGAGCAGTGGTTGGATACAAGGCTTGGCACTCCCGAAAGGAGGGGAAATTTCGTGCCTCGTATCTTTTCTGCAGAAAGAGTTTTGCCTCTGCTTTCAAGTGCGCCGTACCTGGAGCGTTGTGCAATGATTTCTGAACTCTCGATTCGGGCACAAGGAGAGCAGCTGGAGACATAGATTCACTTAGTTCTGGAGATGTTGGTTTGGCAGGGAGAGTCCTGCGTGCAGTCCCACCTGCTGCACGCCAAAAGCTATATGTAGAGCCAGAGATATTTGGATATCGCAGTCGAAAGCGGCAATATGGCATACGCTGTTCCATCACCTTTCTGCGTGTCGTCTGGCGGTGAAAGTACTTTTCCCGAGCTCGATAATGCAGTGTAACTCCCTGTGGTTGCTTCATATTCTGAGATTTGGTGGAACATTTCAAAACATTCTTGCGCCACATATTAAAGTTCAGTTGTGAGATATCTGCAACACTCTGTCTGAGGACCTGACATTGCGTAACATTGTTTAAAAAAGTGCAACTTTCTCCATAACTTTGCTTCGCACCCAGAATCCCTGCTGTGCCCCCGGGATGGTCCCCTCCCTCTGGAGTATTTGGAGGACTCAGGAATGGGGAGGATACAGACCCCTGTACCAGCTCGTTTTTCCAGGCATAATATGTTGTTCGTGAGATGTTGGGAAAGAGCCGACGTAGGTCTGCAAGCGTCACCATAGACTGTGTTTTCTGGAAGCAATACTGAAGGTAGCGCTTTGCTTCATGGCGTGTGATAGCTCGTTCTCGATACTCGTGACTTTGACGTTTCCAGCGGTACAAGGTGCTTTTTGTTACACCATACTTTTGGTGTAGGTGTGAGTAGGTAAGCCTGGGGTCCCAGTGCAACATCTGCAGAGTCTCCACTGTGGGGGATTCATCCACATCTTCCAGACCAACAAGTGGCACAAAACAGTGTGGCCGGAAACCACTAGGTGGCAAAGTCTGCCCAGACCACATGATGTGAAGAGTCGGTGGATCCGGGGCCCCACAGCGTGGGCGGATAGATCGGTTAAAGTAGGGGCGGATGGATTGGTTGCGTAGGGGGTAGATGGAACAGATATTTACTTGCAGTACTGATGCCAGCGCATATAAATGCCACATGTTGGAAAATGTACCCGGGAAACAGCTGGCTCTGATATCCGCATCATACATTGCGCAGAGTACGTGAACAGGAAGGTGTTTAAGATCTGCGCAGTCATCGGTGCTCAAGGCGTAACGTGCAGCTTGCAGCATTACCTCGCAGTCGGCCATTTCTCTCAGATAGAAGCTCTTCTGCAGCAGCATCTCAATCACGGTCCGTACCTGGAGCTCTGGTGCCAGCCTTTCGTGCCCACATTGCAGGACGCTCGCTGCCTCAAACAAACGATTACCAGGCCCACTGCATTTCAAAGGAAGCATCTTCCTGGGACCGTCTCCGGGGTACAGGCTAAGAGCGTTGGAGTCCACCTCCAGTTCCCCCTGAAACTGGCGCATGCAGGACCGGGGCAGGCTCAGGGAACGCAGGATTCGGTCTGACTTGTAGGCGGCATTGATGAGATTGTCCATGTTACAATCATTGGCCGCATCCTGCAAGTCATGCAACAAGCTCTGAACCAGCAGCTGCCGTGGAGTCATCCTGACGGAGAGAGAACAAGTTTAATGAGCAAAACAGCCGTAACAGATACACATCTCTCAGTCTCAGtcaatgcattttaggcagccatgacccaggaaggatctctaacagccatctgaggagtggccagtgaagttatcactaggctgtaatgtaaacactgcattttctctgaaaagacagtgtttactgcaaaaagcctgaagggaatgattctactcaccagaacaaattcaataagctgtagttgttctggtgattatagtgtccatttaataagaATAAAGATTATATTGTCATTGTTTTACAGTAATACAGCTCGTTTTACAACATTCACTTATAAGAGAAATTATAAAAACTCTGAATATAGATTCTAGTGAACTCAGATTCCCACAATACCAACAGAATGGCGCACAGTGTGACAGTACGTGGCTAGAAGATGGGTACAAGGACAGTACGTGGCTAAAATATGGGTACATGGACAGAATATGGGTACGTGGACAGTACGTGGTTAGAATATGGGTACATGGACAGTACGTGGCTAGAATATGGGTACATGGACAGAATATGGGTACGTGAACAGTGCGTGGTTAGAATATGGGTACGTGGACAGTGAGTGGTTAGAATATGGGTACGTGGACAGTGAGTGGTTAGAATATGGGTACGTGGACAGTATGTGGCTAGAATATGGGTACATGGACAGAATATGGGTACGTGGACAGTGAGTGGTTAGAATATGGGTACGTGGTTAGAATATAGCTTATAGTGTTGCTGCTTATAATATGCGCTGGTTATTAGAATTGCCTCATTAGTCACCCctggtttgtttgctttttttagaCAATGCACGGTTTATACCTAAAATAGAGTGACCGCACGTTATCAAGACAGGCTCAGAGAGCGCTGGGTTTAtgtctaatgtaggggatctgaacgcatgttatcaggacaggctcagacagcaatGCATTTATagctaatgtaggggatctgaccacacattatcaggacaggcgcAGACAGCGcttggtttatatctaatgtaggggatctgaccgcacattatcaggacaggctcagacagcgctgggtttatatctaatgtaggggatctgaccgcacgttatcaggacagactcagacagtgctgggtttatatctaatgtagtggatctgaccgcacgttatcaggacaggctcagacagtgctgggtttatatctaatgtagtggATCTGACcgcacattatcaggacaggctcagacagcgctgggtttatatctaatgtaggggatctgaccgcacgttatcaggataggctcagacagcactgggtttatgttatcaggacaggctcagacagcgctgggtttatatctaatgtaggggatcggaccgcacgttatcaggacaggctcagacagtgctgggtttatatctaatgcagGGCATCGGACcgcacattatcaggacaggttcacacagcgctgggtttatatctaatgtaggggatcggaccgcacgttatcaggacaggttcacacagcgctgggtttatatctaatgcagGGGATcggactgcacgttatcaggacaggttcacacagcgctgggtttatatctaatgcagGGGATCGGatcgcacgttatcaggacaggctcagacagcgctgggtttatatctaatggagGGGATcggaccgcacgttatcaggacaggctcagacagcgctgggtttatatctaatgtaggggatctgaccgcacgttatcaggacaggctcagacagtgctgggattATATCTAATGGAGGGGATCGGACCGCACGTTataaggacaggctcagacagcgcttggtttatatctaatgcaggggatctgaccgcacgttatcaggacaggctcacacagcgctgggtttatatctaatgcagGGGATCTGACCGCACGTTTTCAGGACAGGTTCACACAGTGCTGGGTTtttatctaatgtaggggatctgaccgcacgttatcaggacaggctcagacagcgcttggtttatatctaatgcaggggatctgaccgcacgttatcaggacaggctcacacagcgctgggtttatatctaatgcagGGCATCGGACcgcacattatcaggacaggttcacacagtgctgggtttatatctaatgtaggggatcggaccgcacgttatcaggacaggttcacacagcgctgggtttatatctaatgcagGGGATcggactgcacgttatcaggacaggttcacacagcgctgggtttatatctaatgcagGGGATCGGatcgcacgttatcaggacaggttcacacagcgctgggtttatagcTAATGCAGGGGATCTGACCGCACATTATCAGGaaaggctcagacagcgctgggtttatatctaatggagGGGATcggaccgcacgttatcaggacaggctcagacagcgctgggtttatatctaatggagGGGATcggaccgcacgttatcaggacaggctcagacagcgctgggtttatatctaatgtaggggatctgaccgcacgttattaggacaggctcagacagtgctgggattATATCTAATGGAGGGGATcggaccgcacgttatcaggacaggctcagacagtggtgggtttatatctaatggagGGGATCGGACCACACGTTataaggacaggctcagacagcgcttggtttatatctaatgcaggggatctgaccgcacgttatcaggacaggctcacacagcgctgggtttatatctaatgcagGGGATcggaccgcacgttatcaggacaggttcacacagcgctgggtttatatctaatgcaggggatctgaccgcacgttatcaggaccggctcagacagcgctgggtttatatctaatgcaggggatctgaccgcacgttatcaggacaggttcacacagcgctgggtttatatctaatgtgtggaatctgaccgcacgttatcaggacaggctcagacagcgctgggtttatatctaatgcagGGGATCTGAccacacgttatcaggacaggttcacacagcgctgggtttatatctaatgtgtggaatctgaccgcacgttatcaggacaggctcagacagcgctgggtttatatctaatgcagGGGATCTGAccacacgttatcaggacaggctcacacagcgctgggtttatatctaatgcagGGGATCTGAccacacgttatcaggacaggctcagacagcgctgggtttatatctaatgcagGGGATCTGAccacacgttatcaggacaggttcacacagcgctgggtttatatctaatgtgtgGAATCTGACCGCACGtcatcaggacaggctcagacagcgctgggtttatatctaatgcagGGGATCTGAccacacgttatcaggacaggttcacacagcgctgggtttatatctaatgtgtggaatctgaccgcacgttatcaggacaggctcagacagcgctgggtttatatctaatgcagGGGATCTGACCACaagttatcaggacaggctcacacagcgctgggtttatatttaatgcaggggatctgaccgc
It encodes the following:
- the ISCA2 gene encoding iron-sulfur cluster assembly 2 homolog, mitochondrial isoform X2, which translates into the protein MEKHCGLDGGFNTIGFVLPTVNVPVRHLTEKAEEGDIRLAESAVTRLREVTKDSEFLRLQVESGGCSGFQYRFSFDSEINEDDKVFGESGARVVVDVQSLELVRGSTVEYCTELIRSSFQLLHNPQAAQGCSCGASFSIKL
- the ISCA2 gene encoding iron-sulfur cluster assembly 2 homolog, mitochondrial isoform X1; its protein translation is MAAVRLLLSLTAAGRRFVLPTVNVPVRHLTEKAEEGDIRLAESAVTRLREVTKDSEFLRLQVESGGCSGFQYRFSFDSEINEDDKVFGESGARVVVDVQSLELVRGSTVEYCTELIRSSFQLLHNPQAAQGCSCGASFSIKL
- the VRTN gene encoding vertnin, which produces MTPRQLLVQSLLHDLQDAANDCNMDNLINAAYKSDRILRSLSLPRSCMRQFQGELEVDSNALSLYPGDGPRKMLPLKCSGPGNRLFEAASVLQCGHERLAPELQVRTVIEMLLQKSFYLREMADCEVMLQAARYALSTDDCADLKHLPVHVLCAMYDADIRASCFPGTFSNMWHLYALASVLQVNICSIYPLRNQSIRPYFNRSIRPRCGAPDPPTLHIMWSGQTLPPSGFRPHCFVPLVGLEDVDESPTVETLQMLHWDPRLTYSHLHQKYGVTKSTLYRWKRQSHEYRERAITRHEAKRYLQYCFQKTQSMVTLADLRRLFPNISRTTYYAWKNELVQGSVSSPFLSPPNTPEGGDHPGGTAGILGAKQSYGESCTFLNNVTQCQVLRQSVADISQLNFNMWRKNVLKCSTKSQNMKQPQGVTLHYRAREKYFHRQTTRRKVMEQRMPYCRFRLRYPNISGSTYSFWRAAGGTARRTLPAKPTSPELSESMSPAALLVPESRVQKSLHNAPGTAHLKAEAKLFLQKRYEARNFPSFRECQALYPTTARSTYYMWKRALHNGLSLINP